In a single window of the Nocardioides massiliensis genome:
- a CDS encoding SWIM zinc finger family protein → MSPADPTLVHDRFGPRRGAVRATTWWGRAWVRAAEEAAYDERDAKQGRTIARSGKVGAIGVEPGAASAVVEDTTGAHAVRVGLEQLRAGDWEAFLDELAARAGHAAALLAGELPHELMEEVEAAGVEVLPYGSELECVCPCESWVQPCRHALAVIYQLGWWVDEDPFVLLHLRGRSRAEVLAGLNDRYDAREEVVVEDDDPDDRADPGIAEAVRDAAERARMLLGLAEHAPTGDGLADAAVAAYDVAAAALVSPVGR, encoded by the coding sequence GTGAGCCCAGCCGACCCCACCCTGGTCCACGACCGCTTCGGGCCCCGGCGCGGCGCCGTGCGCGCCACCACCTGGTGGGGCCGGGCGTGGGTGCGGGCGGCCGAGGAGGCGGCGTACGACGAGCGCGACGCCAAGCAGGGACGCACGATCGCCCGGTCGGGCAAGGTCGGCGCGATTGGGGTCGAGCCGGGAGCCGCGTCCGCGGTGGTCGAGGACACCACCGGCGCCCACGCCGTGCGCGTGGGACTCGAGCAGCTGCGCGCGGGCGACTGGGAGGCGTTCCTCGACGAGCTCGCCGCCCGCGCCGGGCACGCGGCGGCGCTGTTGGCCGGGGAGCTGCCGCACGAGCTGATGGAGGAGGTCGAGGCCGCGGGCGTCGAGGTGCTGCCCTACGGCTCGGAGCTGGAGTGCGTCTGTCCCTGTGAGTCCTGGGTGCAACCATGCCGGCATGCCCTGGCGGTGATCTACCAGCTCGGGTGGTGGGTCGACGAGGACCCGTTCGTGCTGCTGCACCTGCGCGGGCGCTCGCGCGCGGAGGTGCTGGCCGGGCTCAACGACCGCTACGACGCGCGCGAGGAGGTGGTCGTCGAGGACGACGATCCGGACGACCGCGCTGACCCGGGCATCGCCGAGGCCGTCCGGGATGCCGCCGAGAGGGCCAGGATGCTGCTCGGGCTGGCCGAGCACGCGCCGACCGGTGACGGTCTGGCCGACGCCGCCGTCGCGGCCTACGACGTCGCGGCTGCGGCGCTGGTCAGTCCGGTCGGTCGCTGA